The Legionella jordanis genomic sequence GGTCGATCATAGTATGCGAAACTCTTCACCAGACCGGCCAGGGCCAATTGATACTCATTCGGAGATAACTTGTAGTGTTGCAATAATAATCGGTAGGTTTGCTTTGCTCTGACATACCAAGCCATCCAAAATTGCATTTTGGCAATACCAAATAGGGCAGCCTTTTTCTGGGAAGGGTTAGTGCTTGCTTTGAAAGCTAATTTATAGAAATGCAAAGCTCTTTCTGGGTTGCCCAAAATGGCCATACTTTCACTTGCAATCATGTAAATTTCGAATTTTCCAGACTCAAGGTAAACCCGAATAACTTCAAAAGCTTGTCTGCCGGCATTCATATTAAGGAATTGTTGGGCGCGAGCAACAGTACTCTCAAACCGAAGCTTTGCAATTAATTGCGCTAATTGATGTTCATGTTCATGCAATTGCAGTTTTTCTTGCTTACCTAAATGGTATTGTTTGAGAAGGGATAAGGTTTTTGCAGCAGAATTTGGTTCCCTTAACCATAGCTGCATTTTGATTACACCAAAAAGGGAAAGTAGTTTTTCTTTATTATTGCTACTGAGCTGATATGCTTCGTTAAAATATTTAAGAGACTCTTGTGGGTTCTCTTTAATAGCCATACTTTGTGCTGCAACCAGATACAACTTAAAGCTTTTTACTTTTCCCAGATAAGATTTGATTACCTTGAAAGCGGCTTGTCCATTATTTTGATTAATAAAAACAATAGCTTGGTTTATGTCCTCGCCCAACTGAAGTTCAAATGCCTTGTTCAAACCTTCTTTTACAATCTTTTTATCTTCCGAAGATAGGTCCATAGAGTTTAATTTTTTGTAGGTGTTGGAAGCTTTCTGATATTGCTTTAGCCATAATTGCATGCGGGCAATTTTAAAAAGAGAGATTCGTCTCATTACTGGATCTTGATTACTCAGGGCCCTTTTATAAGCTAATTCGTAATACCCCAAAGCCTCTACTGGTTTTTCTTCACTTGCAGCTTTATCGCCTAATGCAATTTCTTTTGAAGAAATGCCAGCATCCATCGCTTTGATTTGTCCTTGTGCTGCTTTTAATCCTACTTCTGCCCTTGCCCTGTCCTCGAAGGACAAATCCATGGCCAGTAATTTTTTATAGGAATCTTGAGCGTCTTGATATTTTTCAAGCCATATTTGAGTGCGAGCTATCTTAAATAAAGCGACCCTTTGAATAAAAGTGTTACCCTGGTCTGCAGCCCTCATGTAAGAGGTTGTGTAATGAGCCAATGCCTTGGCAGGGTCATTTTTTGATGCAGCCTCGTCACCTTTAGCCACCTCCAATGCGGGGTCATTCAGTACTTGCTTTTGCTTGTCTTCTGCATTTTTTAAGCCGGACAACGCTATATTTTTATCTTCATCCGATAAATTCATGGTTAATAAGAGCCGGTAGGTATTTATTACATCCTGGTATTTTTCGAGCCATGCCTGAGTACGAGCCATTTTAAATAAAGCCACGCGACGATTAACGAGGTTATTAGCTGCAACGGCCTTGTTATATGCCACCTGGTAGTGATTTAATGCTTCGGCAGGATTGTTTTTTAAGGCTGCTGCATCACCTGTCGAAATTTCCAGGCTTGAATTGTCCATTAGCTGCGCCTGTTTATTTTGGGCTTCTTCTAAGCCAACCGTCGCTATTTTTTTATCTTCATCGGATAAATTCATGGTTAATAAAATGCGGTAACTATCTATTGCCTCCTGATAATTGTTTAGATTGATTTGGGTGCGCGCAATTTTGAATAAGGCGACTCTCTCTATAGTCTCATTATTGTTTTTTGCATTTTGAAAGGCCCTCTCGAAATAGCTGAGGGCTTGAGCGGAATTACCTAATTGTGCATGGATATCACCTAAACTAATCTCAACAAGATAATTCGGTTGTGTTTGTTCTAAGTGTTGGAGTATCGGCAATGCTTCCATT encodes the following:
- a CDS encoding tetratricopeptide repeat protein, translating into MDLWKRQKYRVVLASVLYLSTISYADTDTQYWNNFSKAKKLIEQNKVMEALPILQHLEQTQPNYLVEISLGDIHAQLGNSAQALSYFERAFQNAKNNNETIERVALFKIARTQINLNNYQEAIDSYRILLTMNLSDEDKKIATVGLEEAQNKQAQLMDNSSLEISTGDAAALKNNPAEALNHYQVAYNKAVAANNLVNRRVALFKMARTQAWLEKYQDVINTYRLLLTMNLSDEDKNIALSGLKNAEDKQKQVLNDPALEVAKGDEAASKNDPAKALAHYTTSYMRAADQGNTFIQRVALFKIARTQIWLEKYQDAQDSYKKLLAMDLSFEDRARAEVGLKAAQGQIKAMDAGISSKEIALGDKAASEEKPVEALGYYELAYKRALSNQDPVMRRISLFKIARMQLWLKQYQKASNTYKKLNSMDLSSEDKKIVKEGLNKAFELQLGEDINQAIVFINQNNGQAAFKVIKSYLGKVKSFKLYLVAAQSMAIKENPQESLKYFNEAYQLSSNNKEKLLSLFGVIKMQLWLREPNSAAKTLSLLKQYHLGKQEKLQLHEHEHQLAQLIAKLRFESTVARAQQFLNMNAGRQAFEVIRVYLESGKFEIYMIASESMAILGNPERALHFYKLAFKASTNPSQKKAALFGIAKMQFWMAWYVRAKQTYRLLLQHYKLSPNEYQLALAGLVKSFAYYDRPQLAYKMIPGGLILEKPELVIAAAQASLWADWADITKNILDTYQPITSTIEPNSGLGRDLRDLEWQTRLATWPNVVTPSHFFSRDSETFTKKRELLNYKRYWNQQAETFVELDYRKYSQYQTFGLNATGFNVGQILRPTRHITLRGQIEPIEFNDTTAFQRNHWTPLLWSADSNYKPNDFVSLQLLTQKDVLETFPAFANEITTTQYATSLLVNPLPYVKLNGSLYKLNMSDTNSRNGYFTSASLLILPDLGLTATGVLREYSNKFRSPNYFSPHRYKEQKVLLKLGRRLGATWHYYLDGGLGRQYITPEPNDQTVSSPTIQWGMGINGPISKCLFFTAYYAHLRQASAFINSPDYTYQYGGISLNLLI